Proteins encoded in a region of the Solanum dulcamara chromosome 9, daSolDulc1.2, whole genome shotgun sequence genome:
- the LOC129904244 gene encoding uncharacterized protein LOC129904244, giving the protein MCSLKKVVFMLRLEEGVSLPKLRCKCLTLEMYVTKNNLYGVASLLQSSSLLETLNIHLRAGACNDFRCQLELRYLAKGRYIYLQSWISSIVFPNLKNVRVNASVVECRKRWFGRGNDKLFELSAFLLKNAMALKKFVIVSKRRICMKCSESCVSQYLSGLAKKLLDTPRSSKKFVIIYQESALD; this is encoded by the exons ATGTGTTCTCTCAAAAAG GTTGTGTTCATGTTGCGACTCGAAGAAGGAGTGTCGCTACCAAAATTGAGATGCAAATGTCTAACTTTAGAGATGTATGTGACAAAGAATAATTTGTATGGAGTAGCTAGCCTTTTGCAGAGCTCATCTCTTTTGGAGACACTCAACATACATTTGAGAGCTGGGGCT TGTAATGATTTCCGCTGCCAACTTGAGCTACGTTATTTGGCCAAAGGACGTTATATCTATTTGCAGAGTTGGATTTCAAGCATTGTGTTTCCCAATCTCAAGAATGTTAGGGTTAATGCCAGCGTAGTGGAATGTAGAAAAAGGTGGTTTGGACGGGGCAATGATAAGCTTTTCGAACTTTCAGCGTTTCTACTAAAGAATGCAATGGCTTTGAAGAAGTTTGTCATTGTATCAAAGAGGAGAATCTGCATGAAATGTTCAGAGAGCTGTGTGTCCCAATATTTATCAGGATTGGCTAAGAAATTGTTAGACACCCCAAGATcatctaagaagtttgtgaTTATTTACCAAGAGTCTGCTTTGGATTGA
- the LOC129903526 gene encoding uncharacterized protein LOC129903526 → MTKFANLLSGCPTLKLKRHWKLGLQFYRRILEILAPYLQHLEISGGLYDLRCILFDVSSVVTAKLTFNIQCIKDILDDHGQEFDPHEDSCYYHHFFSILVYNYLLAFRYANELTIGTLFTEMLRISFVISAKDISENHDSFLPWSISILLLLLSPFFILLVSLGLLHQVLCMLQFQGTPLPELKCKYLTLELHEKKFNLYGVAVLLRASPHVETHNIDISIEALNKDVSTEQLEDSHCHFELTYLAKGDDSDLQSWFSSFAFPNLKNVKIVNSSGVCFKDHFKQGLDKLFKLSEFLLKNATVLEKFVISKRIKCEICSMNCVSTCLSQLAEKLLGCPRSSTNCAVIY, encoded by the exons ATGACAAAATTTGCAAACTTATTGTCAGGATGTCCT ACATTGAAGCTGAAACGTCATTGGAAATTAGGTCTTCAATTTTATCGTCGTATTTTGGAAATACTTGCCCCATATCTTCAGCATTTGGAAATTTCAGGAGGTCTTTACGATCTCAGGTGTATACTTTTTGATGTGTCCTCCGTGGTTACTGCTAAGCTTACTTTCAACATTCAGTGTATCAAAGACATCCTGGATGATCATGGTCAGGAATTTGATCCTCATGAAGACAGTTGTTACTATCATCATTTCTTTAGTATCCTTGTCTACAATTATCTTCTAGCGTTCCGTTATGCAAATGAGTTAACAATTGGAACTTTGTTCACAGAG ATGTTGCGTATTTCTTTTGTCATATCGGCAAAAGATATATCTGAAAACCATGATTCTt TCTTGCCGTGGAGTATTTCcattttgttgttattgcttTCTCCATTCTTTATATTACTAGTTTCATTGGGGTTATTGCACCAGGTTCTGTGCATGTTGCAGTTCCAAGGGACTCCGCTTCCAGAATTGAAATGCAAATATCTGACGCTAGAGTTGCATGAGAAGAAGTTTAATTTGTATGGAGTAGCTGTCCTTCTGCGAGCATCACCTCATGTGGAGACACACAACATAGATATATCAATTGAGGCactcaacaaagatgtatcaacaGA GCAACTTGAAGATTCCCACTGCCACTTTGAGTTAACATATTTGGCCAAAGGAGATGATAGTGATTTGCAAAGTTGGTTTTCAAGCTTTGCGTTTCCCAACCTCAAGAATGTTAAGATTGTTAACTCCTCTGGAGTGTGCTTTAAGGACCATTTCAAACAGGGCCTTGACAAGCTTTTTAAACTTTCAGAATTTCTGCTAAAGAATGCAACAGTTTTGGAGAAGTTCGTGATATCAAAGAGAATAAAGTGTGAGATATGTTCAATGAACTGTGTGTCCACATGTTTATCTCAATTGGCTGAGAAATTGTTAGGTTGCCCAAGATCCTCCACGAATTGTGCGGTTATCTACTAG
- the LOC129903528 gene encoding RING-H2 finger protein ATL56-like — protein sequence MTSFTKFFSYFNQHINIFFFSWIPKALRFLILVFFVSISAYAQRLEKHNCRKIINKRSTKFVYKKRKLLGFSATEPIDCAICLSDFEQGDKGRKIESCNHIFHENCLDKWLMDGKGQATCPLCRSLIIPENMEEVHRKIKDEGVTFGIFEEELALMLLSGLTSGCSQWRSHT from the coding sequence atgacgTCTTTCACTAAATTCTTCTCGTATTTCAACCAACATAtcaacattttcttcttctcaTGGATTCCTAAAGCATTACGGTTCCTAATCCTTGTGTTTTTTGTTTCCATCTCTGCATACGCACAGAGACTAGAAAAACACAATTGCAGGAAAATTATAAACAAAAGGAGCACTAAATTTGTGtacaaaaagagaaaattacTGGGATTTTCTGCTACCGAACCGATTGATTGCGCGATTTGTTTATCGGATTTCGAGCAGGGAGATAAAGGGAGGAAAATTGAAAGCTGCAATCATATTTTCCATGAAAATTGCTTAGATAAATGGCTGATGGACGGGAAAGGACAAGCCACGTGTCCTCTTTGCCGGAGCTTGATTATACCGGAAAATATGGAGGAAGTTCACCGGAAAATTAAAGACGAAGGAGTGACGTTTGGTATATTTGAGGAGGAACTTGCTCTGATGTTGCTCTCTGGTTTGACTAGTGGATGTTCTCAGTGGCGTAGCCACACATAG